A single window of Streptomyces aquilus DNA harbors:
- a CDS encoding aminoglycoside phosphotransferase family protein yields MTEIPLSGGRITPGVVRVGNTVRRPASAASGFVAELLDHLQQRGFNGAPRRFGRDAAGRDVFSYLPGWVPARFQCWGDAQVAAAGALLRAFHDATRGCRLAGPHSVVCHHDVGPNNTVFVDAVPVAFIDFDTAAPGDPLEDLGYMCWTWCVSSKTAGPTARAQAAQVRVLADAYGADAASRSHLVDAMLDRQARNAQWWSSRLQGLSAETAEHDVVSNRILWSEQEHAYTMAHREVFSAALQRL; encoded by the coding sequence ATGACTGAGATTCCGTTGTCGGGCGGACGTATTACACCCGGCGTGGTCAGGGTTGGCAACACGGTCCGCCGTCCCGCCTCAGCAGCATCTGGGTTCGTCGCGGAGCTGCTCGACCACCTACAGCAGCGCGGCTTCAATGGCGCGCCGCGTCGCTTCGGGCGCGATGCTGCTGGACGGGACGTCTTCAGCTACCTGCCAGGCTGGGTGCCAGCGCGCTTTCAGTGCTGGGGCGACGCTCAGGTCGCCGCCGCCGGTGCGCTGCTTCGCGCCTTCCACGATGCCACCCGTGGCTGCCGCCTGGCCGGTCCGCACTCCGTGGTCTGCCATCACGACGTGGGACCGAACAACACCGTCTTCGTCGACGCGGTACCGGTGGCCTTCATCGACTTCGACACCGCCGCACCGGGCGACCCGCTTGAAGACCTCGGCTACATGTGCTGGACATGGTGCGTCTCGTCCAAAACCGCAGGCCCAACCGCACGCGCCCAAGCGGCACAAGTCCGCGTCCTCGCAGATGCCTACGGAGCGGACGCCGCTTCACGCTCACATCTGGTAGACGCCATGCTCGACCGCCAAGCCCGCAACGCCCAGTGGTGGAGCAGCCGACTACAGGGGCTGTCCGCAGAAACCGCCGAGCACGATGTGGTCAGCAACCGGATCCTCTGGTCGGAGCAGGAGCACGCCTACACAATGGCCCACCGCGAAGTATTCTCCGCCGCCCTCCAGCGACTTTGA
- a CDS encoding restriction endonuclease, whose translation MAAKRRRRSKATRHREAKQRISFATAVVAAVLFVLWQSPWLLISILCATALAGLGWMLWKAHLREQTGDRAWREQNRRMELERSMATIDAMSWQDFEHYVAELCRRDGCTNVTVTGGSGDLGADVVGTLPDGRHLVAQVKHYAPHRYIPSGDMQKFVGTAKLEHKADVALFVATCPFGKAARDLAVRHDIIAISRDLFGAWNSGAPLESLLPLNGAGDGPRRKPNTSREPEAGTA comes from the coding sequence ATGGCTGCAAAAAGGAGACGCCGCAGTAAGGCCACACGACACCGCGAAGCCAAGCAGCGCATCAGTTTCGCGACGGCCGTCGTGGCAGCGGTCCTGTTCGTGCTGTGGCAGTCCCCCTGGCTCCTGATCAGCATCCTGTGCGCCACCGCGCTCGCCGGCCTGGGATGGATGCTGTGGAAGGCACACCTGCGGGAGCAGACGGGGGACCGCGCCTGGCGCGAGCAGAACCGGCGCATGGAACTCGAACGCTCCATGGCCACCATCGACGCCATGAGCTGGCAGGACTTCGAGCACTACGTCGCCGAACTGTGCCGCCGCGACGGCTGCACCAACGTCACCGTCACCGGAGGATCGGGCGATCTCGGAGCAGACGTCGTTGGCACACTTCCCGATGGCCGGCACCTGGTGGCCCAGGTCAAGCACTACGCACCCCACCGGTACATCCCCAGCGGGGACATGCAGAAGTTCGTCGGCACCGCGAAACTCGAGCACAAAGCGGATGTGGCGCTGTTCGTCGCCACCTGCCCGTTCGGGAAAGCCGCCCGAGACCTCGCTGTGCGGCACGACATCATCGCCATCAGCCGCGACCTGTTCGGCGCCTGGAACAGCGGCGCACCCCTGGAATCCCTGCTCCCACTTAACGGGGCCGGCGACGGGCCGCGCCGGAAGCCGAACACCAGCCGCGAGCCGGAGGCGGGCACCGCATAG
- a CDS encoding phospholipase D family protein: MTQPDHVWQQIADLMKGATTRVILVAPFIKRAVFEETLASVPTSVETIECVTRWTPAEVAAGVSDPEIIEAAERDERVQITLCPSLHAKIYVADDRCLVGSANLTGKATGRVPNANVELLLDVPLTHPEVQRVLSLIESRSTAATPLVAALVRKQAELLKEERIPPPAEGEPAPLWYPETRRPENVFALYNGRTRFTSPVEAGIIQDLAMLDVPAGLAEHDFNTAVEARLHAIPELHKLLVGERLSNIELQEAIVERTGDPEDQARRTTETLAAWLQHFGRYYTEVGSWELRPGREHT; encoded by the coding sequence GTGACGCAGCCGGACCACGTCTGGCAGCAGATAGCCGACCTGATGAAGGGCGCCACCACGCGAGTGATCCTCGTGGCGCCCTTCATCAAAAGGGCCGTCTTCGAGGAGACCCTCGCCTCGGTGCCGACCTCGGTGGAGACGATCGAATGCGTCACGCGCTGGACTCCGGCGGAAGTAGCCGCTGGAGTCTCCGATCCCGAGATCATCGAGGCGGCGGAGCGGGACGAACGCGTACAGATCACTCTCTGCCCGTCGCTGCATGCCAAGATCTACGTCGCCGACGACCGATGCCTGGTCGGATCCGCGAACCTGACCGGCAAGGCCACCGGCCGAGTCCCCAACGCCAACGTGGAGCTCTTGCTGGATGTACCCCTCACGCATCCCGAAGTGCAGCGCGTACTCAGCTTGATCGAGTCCCGCTCGACAGCTGCCACACCCTTGGTGGCCGCCCTTGTCCGGAAGCAGGCAGAACTTCTGAAGGAGGAACGCATCCCGCCTCCGGCCGAGGGCGAACCCGCCCCCCTTTGGTACCCGGAAACGAGACGCCCGGAGAACGTGTTCGCGCTCTACAACGGGCGAACACGATTCACCTCCCCGGTCGAGGCCGGCATCATCCAGGACCTTGCCATGCTCGATGTCCCGGCAGGTTTGGCGGAGCACGACTTCAACACGGCGGTCGAGGCTCGGCTGCACGCCATCCCAGAACTCCACAAGCTGCTCGTCGGCGAGCGCCTCAGCAACATCGAGCTCCAGGAGGCCATCGTGGAACGGACAGGAGACCCGGAAGACCAGGCGCGGAGGACGACGGAGACCCTCGCGGCCTGGCTGCAGCACTTCGGCCGCTATTACACCGAGGTGGGCTCGTGGGAGCTGCGGCCAGGACGGGAGCACACCTAA
- a CDS encoding DUF5655 domain-containing protein, whose product MSGLKLFHTTNSGVTEVAPRLAEVEADVQDLIEAHMETMLGVRFLASEYGTGPVHGGRIDSLGIDENNAPAIVEYKRGTDAGVIHQGLFYMAWLMDHKDAFRHLVRDRLGAAVAAQVLWSAPRLICVAGDFTRYDVHAVREHRRSIDLVRYRFFGNEHIGLETVASVTGQTAVSTAGRRRHGVEALRGRREHGAITELAAAVDEVLLGLGDDITKVENRTYRAYQRLRNFACVCPPQKTKLLVYLKADPKKVDLVPGFTRDVTGLGHHGTGDLEVQLRTDRDLEHAQDLFRLSYTAA is encoded by the coding sequence GTGTCGGGCCTGAAGCTGTTCCACACGACAAACAGCGGCGTGACCGAGGTTGCGCCGCGTCTTGCTGAGGTCGAGGCGGATGTGCAGGACCTCATTGAGGCGCACATGGAGACCATGCTCGGGGTGCGGTTCCTGGCGAGCGAGTACGGCACCGGTCCCGTCCACGGCGGACGCATCGATTCGCTGGGCATCGACGAGAACAACGCGCCCGCGATCGTGGAATACAAGCGCGGTACCGACGCAGGCGTGATCCATCAGGGTCTCTTCTACATGGCGTGGCTGATGGACCACAAGGACGCGTTCCGGCACCTGGTCCGCGACAGGCTCGGGGCTGCGGTCGCGGCCCAGGTGCTGTGGAGCGCACCGAGGCTGATCTGCGTGGCCGGCGACTTCACTCGCTACGACGTTCATGCCGTGCGCGAGCACCGCCGCTCGATCGACCTGGTCCGTTACCGGTTCTTCGGCAACGAGCACATCGGCCTTGAGACGGTCGCCTCCGTCACCGGCCAGACTGCCGTCTCCACAGCAGGCCGGCGTCGCCACGGGGTGGAGGCGCTGCGCGGCCGTCGGGAACACGGGGCGATAACGGAGTTGGCCGCTGCGGTCGACGAGGTACTGCTCGGGCTCGGTGACGACATCACCAAGGTCGAGAACCGGACCTACCGGGCGTACCAGCGGCTGCGGAACTTCGCCTGCGTCTGCCCGCCGCAGAAGACCAAGCTGCTCGTCTACCTCAAGGCCGACCCCAAGAAGGTCGACCTCGTCCCCGGGTTCACCCGGGACGTGACGGGGCTCGGGCACCACGGAACCGGCGACCTGGAGGTGCAACTGCGCACGGACCGGGACCTGGAGCACGCCCAGGACCTGTTCCGCCTCAGCTACACCGCGGCGTAG
- a CDS encoding NUDIX hydrolase: MISPPLREAARVVALDDAQRVLLLHHHDEGGSYWATPGGALEAGEDHAAAALRELREELGVDEKNVALGTQLAQRSQEQTVGGRAVRQVERYFLAHLEPADADPARATQPDNIQAHRWWTLQELRETPETIYPDGLLGLVAGLLANGVPKRPITLR; encoded by the coding sequence ATGATCAGCCCACCCTTGCGGGAAGCCGCCCGCGTCGTCGCCCTCGACGATGCCCAGCGGGTCCTGCTGCTGCACCACCACGACGAGGGCGGAAGCTACTGGGCCACCCCCGGCGGCGCCCTGGAGGCAGGGGAGGACCACGCTGCTGCCGCGCTCCGCGAACTGCGCGAAGAACTCGGCGTCGATGAAAAGAACGTCGCGCTAGGCACGCAGTTGGCCCAGCGCAGCCAGGAGCAAACCGTCGGCGGGCGGGCAGTCCGACAGGTTGAGCGGTACTTTCTCGCCCACCTTGAGCCCGCGGATGCCGACCCTGCCCGAGCCACTCAGCCCGACAACATTCAGGCCCACCGCTGGTGGACGCTGCAAGAACTGCGGGAGACGCCAGAGACGATCTATCCCGACGGCCTCCTCGGCCTGGTTGCCGGGCTACTCGCCAACGGCGTGCCCAAGCGCCCCATCACCCTGCGCTGA
- a CDS encoding DNA phosphorothioation-associated putative methyltransferase, which translates to MLACPWNQGTPMTQQLWSSQRHQTAIGRVGLSLPARRAVGDLQLEPDTGVLDYGCGRGGDVRALQHLGLDAAGWDPVHFPDGRREPAEVVLLTYVLNVIENPAERRETLLRAWDLAKSVLVVSARLRWERNQIKGAEYGDGILTQRRTFQRLYAAGELRDYVEEATGVRCVSAAPGIIYAFKDDAARLSYLARQVAPDGGWLASEDTASAISSVVAHFEQRGRMPQLEEMPQPIISLLGHLRPAELKRLAEQEADPAKVERSAERGALDTLQFLALELFHGRGPVSSLPLPVQLDIRAFFPSYTEACHRADRLLFKLRDDAYVRRAMNGSIAGKFTATALYVHRRALHRIPAVLRLYEQCASIAAGRPGEWSVVKLRHQGRGVSWLDYPEFDTDPHPRIAASYAVDLKTLKSSFTSYADSTNRPLLHRKHEFLAEDDPDAPKYRRLTDAEVRAGLYESPHLIGTEEGWERELVRCERELRGHRLVRRTTST; encoded by the coding sequence ATGCTGGCCTGTCCGTGGAATCAGGGGACGCCGATGACACAGCAGCTTTGGAGCAGCCAGAGGCATCAGACCGCGATCGGCCGAGTCGGCCTCTCGCTGCCGGCTCGTCGCGCCGTCGGTGACCTCCAGCTGGAACCCGACACGGGAGTACTGGACTACGGGTGTGGACGTGGCGGCGATGTTAGGGCACTGCAGCACCTCGGCCTCGATGCCGCAGGGTGGGACCCGGTCCACTTCCCGGACGGGCGGCGTGAGCCGGCCGAAGTGGTCCTTCTCACCTACGTCCTGAACGTCATTGAGAATCCCGCCGAACGACGCGAGACGCTCCTACGAGCCTGGGACCTCGCCAAATCGGTGCTGGTCGTGTCCGCGCGGTTGAGGTGGGAGCGCAACCAGATCAAAGGCGCGGAGTACGGCGACGGCATTCTCACGCAGCGCCGCACCTTCCAGCGCCTCTACGCCGCTGGCGAGCTGCGCGACTACGTCGAGGAGGCCACCGGCGTCCGCTGCGTGTCGGCGGCGCCTGGCATCATTTACGCGTTCAAGGACGATGCGGCCCGCCTGAGTTATCTCGCCCGCCAGGTGGCTCCTGACGGGGGGTGGCTGGCGTCCGAGGACACCGCCTCGGCGATCAGCTCAGTCGTCGCTCATTTCGAACAGCGCGGCAGGATGCCTCAGCTGGAGGAAATGCCACAGCCCATCATCAGCCTCCTTGGCCACCTGCGCCCCGCTGAACTCAAGCGCCTTGCCGAACAGGAGGCCGACCCCGCGAAAGTAGAACGAAGCGCCGAGCGCGGGGCCCTCGACACACTGCAGTTCCTCGCGCTGGAGCTGTTTCACGGCCGAGGCCCGGTCAGCAGTCTGCCCCTGCCGGTTCAACTGGACATCCGTGCCTTCTTCCCGTCGTACACCGAGGCGTGCCACCGAGCGGATCGGCTGCTGTTCAAACTGCGCGACGACGCCTACGTCCGCCGGGCGATGAACGGATCGATCGCCGGCAAGTTCACCGCGACCGCCCTGTACGTGCACCGCCGCGCACTCCACCGGATCCCGGCCGTGCTGCGCCTGTACGAGCAGTGCGCGAGCATTGCCGCCGGCCGTCCTGGCGAGTGGTCCGTCGTCAAGCTCCGCCACCAGGGCCGCGGCGTCAGCTGGCTCGACTACCCCGAGTTCGACACGGATCCCCACCCGCGAATCGCGGCCTCGTACGCCGTCGACCTGAAGACCCTCAAGTCCTCCTTCACCTCGTACGCGGACTCCACCAACCGTCCCCTGCTGCACCGCAAGCACGAGTTCCTTGCCGAGGACGATCCCGACGCACCCAAGTACCGGCGGCTCACCGACGCCGAAGTTCGCGCCGGTCTTTACGAGAGCCCGCACCTGATCGGCACGGAAGAGGGATGGGAGCGCGAACTCGTCCGCTGCGAGCGGGAGTTGCGAGGCCACAGGCTCGTACGGCGCACCACCAGCACCTGA
- a CDS encoding nucleotidyltransferase domain-containing protein encodes MTESPPPGGAVLDVDELEARWADAWRPEQVAERLDGVGAPWCVAAGWALDLFRGQESRPHGDLEIAVPAAGFPEIRHRFPEYVFDAVGSGRVWPSAGTEELAATHQTWLRDPASGQFLFDVFREPHEGGAWICRRDERLRLPYDAIIERTVDGIPYLVPELVLLFKAKAARPKDQADFDGVLPLLGRARRDVLSRWLELVHPGHPWLAELTR; translated from the coding sequence ATGACCGAATCCCCGCCGCCCGGCGGCGCTGTGCTCGATGTGGACGAACTGGAGGCCCGCTGGGCGGACGCCTGGCGTCCGGAACAAGTCGCGGAGCGGTTGGACGGGGTCGGTGCGCCCTGGTGCGTCGCGGCCGGGTGGGCGCTGGATCTGTTCCGCGGGCAGGAGTCGCGGCCGCACGGCGATCTGGAGATCGCGGTGCCCGCGGCGGGGTTCCCGGAGATTCGGCACCGCTTCCCCGAGTACGTGTTTGACGCGGTGGGTTCGGGGCGGGTCTGGCCGAGCGCGGGAACTGAGGAGCTGGCGGCCACGCACCAGACCTGGCTGCGGGATCCGGCGAGCGGTCAGTTCCTGTTTGACGTCTTCCGTGAGCCGCACGAGGGCGGGGCATGGATCTGCCGACGGGACGAGAGGCTGCGGCTGCCATACGACGCGATCATTGAGCGAACGGTTGACGGGATCCCGTACCTGGTACCGGAGTTGGTGCTGCTGTTTAAAGCGAAGGCGGCACGACCCAAGGATCAGGCAGACTTCGACGGGGTGCTGCCGCTGCTGGGCCGGGCGCGGCGGGATGTCCTTAGTAGGTGGCTGGAGCTCGTCCACCCCGGACATCCGTGGCTGGCGGAGCTGACGAGGTGA
- the aspS gene encoding aspartate--tRNA(Asn) ligase — MIHTTSRVLVSELRQHVGETVSVSGWVNTLRLQARMQFVVVRDHTGMVQVTHRRGGEGDETEAALENLTAESAVRITGRVVDNAIVKLGGLELIPESVEVLNRAETPLPIDEQTGLEHRLDWRFLDVRIRPEAQLLFATQTTFEQGMREYAYSQGCTEMHTPKLMDTASESGAEVFELGYFGRSAYLAQSPQFFKQMAIAAGIDKVFEIGPVFRAEPSFTSRHATEFTGVDVELAWITDVEDVMRFEERLLAHGLAKVAEQHGEAIREVFGVEVTAPQVPFPRITMAEAQEVLRAKGWDLEGRKEDLDPEGERGVAAHIKEQTGHEFVFITHYPTSIRPFYHMRSADRPDLTLSFDLLWKGLEITTGAQREHRYDVLVKQAAGKGMSTEPLQEYLNAFRYGCPPHGGLGMGLGRVLMVMLGLDSIREATFLFRGPNRLTP, encoded by the coding sequence ATGATCCACACGACTAGCCGTGTATTGGTCTCTGAGCTGCGGCAACACGTAGGTGAGACCGTTTCTGTCTCCGGATGGGTGAACACGCTCCGGCTGCAGGCCAGGATGCAATTCGTAGTCGTACGCGACCACACCGGCATGGTGCAGGTCACCCATCGGCGTGGCGGTGAGGGCGACGAAACCGAGGCTGCCCTGGAAAATCTGACTGCCGAGTCCGCGGTCCGCATCACTGGGCGGGTGGTCGACAACGCGATCGTGAAGCTCGGCGGCCTGGAGCTCATCCCCGAAAGTGTTGAGGTGCTGAACCGGGCTGAGACGCCGCTCCCGATCGACGAGCAGACCGGCCTCGAGCACCGTCTGGACTGGCGGTTCCTCGACGTACGGATCCGCCCCGAGGCACAGCTGCTGTTCGCGACGCAGACCACCTTCGAGCAGGGCATGCGCGAGTACGCCTACAGCCAGGGCTGCACAGAGATGCACACCCCCAAACTCATGGACACGGCCTCCGAGTCAGGCGCTGAGGTATTCGAGCTCGGCTACTTCGGCCGCTCCGCCTACCTGGCGCAGTCGCCGCAGTTCTTCAAGCAGATGGCGATCGCCGCCGGCATTGACAAGGTCTTCGAGATCGGCCCTGTGTTCCGCGCGGAGCCGTCGTTCACGTCCCGGCACGCGACGGAGTTCACCGGCGTGGACGTGGAGCTGGCATGGATCACAGACGTCGAGGACGTTATGCGCTTCGAGGAGCGCCTGCTCGCGCACGGCCTGGCCAAAGTCGCCGAGCAACACGGTGAAGCGATCCGCGAGGTGTTCGGGGTCGAGGTGACCGCACCTCAGGTGCCGTTCCCACGCATCACCATGGCCGAGGCTCAGGAGGTCTTGCGCGCCAAGGGCTGGGACCTGGAGGGGAGGAAGGAGGACCTTGACCCCGAGGGTGAGCGTGGCGTTGCGGCGCACATCAAGGAGCAGACCGGCCACGAGTTCGTGTTCATCACGCACTACCCGACGAGCATCCGGCCCTTCTACCACATGCGCTCCGCGGACCGGCCGGACCTCACGCTGAGCTTCGACCTTCTGTGGAAGGGGCTGGAGATCACCACCGGTGCGCAACGCGAGCACCGCTACGACGTGCTGGTCAAGCAGGCCGCTGGGAAGGGCATGAGCACCGAGCCGCTGCAGGAGTATCTGAACGCCTTCCGCTACGGCTGCCCACCGCATGGCGGTCTGGGCATGGGGCTGGGCCGCGTGCTGATGGTGATGCTCGGCCTGGACTCGATCCGTGAGGCCACGTTCTTGTTCCGCGGCCCGAACCGCCTGACCCCGTAG
- a CDS encoding tyrosinase family protein encodes MAYVRKDASTLTSAEKRRFVKAMLEIKRRGEYDEFVRMHIDFYVTDGEGGLRTAHMAPSFLPWHRRFLLDLERALRRVDASVTVPYWDWTKDRKAGAGPWTADLLGGTGRRSDRQVTTGPFAYATGNWTIKEGVTDGEFLTRDLGRARDPIELPTKAELESALADPVYDVSPWDSTAAKGFRNRLEGWGSGRGSAAWRNHNRVHRWVGGVMVGGASVNDPVFWMHHAFVDLQWSRWQRRHPGARYLPAKPAEPGSAQYRRIVARHEKLPPWDVTPDSLEDVGRIYRYA; translated from the coding sequence ATGGCGTACGTCCGTAAGGACGCGAGCACGCTCACGAGCGCGGAGAAGCGGCGCTTCGTGAAGGCGATGCTGGAGATCAAACGGCGTGGCGAGTACGACGAGTTCGTACGGATGCACATCGACTTCTACGTCACCGACGGCGAGGGCGGCCTGCGTACGGCCCACATGGCGCCGTCGTTCCTGCCCTGGCACCGCCGGTTCCTGCTGGACCTGGAGCGGGCGCTGCGCCGGGTCGACGCGTCGGTGACGGTGCCGTACTGGGACTGGACCAAGGACCGCAAGGCCGGTGCCGGGCCCTGGACCGCGGATCTGCTCGGCGGCACCGGACGGCGCTCGGACCGGCAGGTGACGACCGGGCCGTTCGCCTACGCGACGGGCAACTGGACCATCAAGGAGGGGGTCACGGACGGGGAGTTCCTCACCCGGGACCTCGGCCGCGCCCGCGACCCGATCGAACTGCCCACCAAGGCCGAGCTGGAGTCGGCGCTGGCCGACCCGGTCTACGACGTCTCGCCGTGGGACTCGACGGCGGCGAAGGGGTTCCGCAACCGGCTGGAGGGGTGGGGGAGCGGGCGGGGTTCCGCCGCCTGGCGCAATCACAACCGGGTGCACCGCTGGGTCGGCGGTGTGATGGTCGGCGGTGCGTCGGTCAACGACCCCGTGTTCTGGATGCACCACGCCTTCGTCGACCTGCAATGGTCCCGTTGGCAGCGCCGGCATCCCGGCGCCCGCTACCTGCCCGCGAAGCCGGCGGAGCCGGGCAGTGCGCAGTACCGGCGGATCGTGGCGCGGCACGAGAAGCTGCCGCCGTGGGACGTGACGCCGGACTCGCTGGAGGACGTCGGCAGGATCTATCGGTACGCGTGA
- a CDS encoding NUDIX domain-containing protein: MTTRLIAAVLVTDPDSGRLLILRRGHHLDFAPGEWDVPSGKGEPREPITATAVRELKEETGVVVAEADLRLVHVVHGSWGAEVPGMFMALIFHTDRWSGTPHNAEPHKHDTIAWVPPDDLPQPFTHTTLVAVQRYLDGGPILSFDGWPEAG; the protein is encoded by the coding sequence ATGACGACGCGGCTCATCGCTGCTGTTCTCGTCACGGATCCTGACAGCGGCAGACTCCTCATCCTGCGGCGGGGCCACCATTTGGATTTCGCGCCTGGCGAGTGGGATGTTCCCAGCGGCAAGGGCGAGCCCCGGGAACCGATCACCGCGACTGCGGTACGGGAACTGAAGGAGGAGACAGGCGTCGTGGTTGCCGAGGCGGACCTGCGTCTCGTCCACGTGGTCCATGGCTCCTGGGGAGCGGAGGTCCCGGGGATGTTCATGGCCCTGATCTTCCATACCGACCGGTGGAGCGGAACTCCCCACAATGCGGAACCGCACAAGCACGACACCATCGCCTGGGTGCCTCCGGACGACCTTCCGCAGCCCTTCACGCACACGACCCTGGTCGCCGTGCAGCGGTACCTGGACGGGGGCCCGATCCTTTCGTTCGACGGTTGGCCAGAGGCCGGATGA
- a CDS encoding DUF2087 domain-containing protein gives MATDRLIRLFTDENRVRVFAAVALGAGTPAEIARAAGVPAKETALALLKLREQGAVRVVKATDGDEAGGDSRLVVAYDLFRQSARADREEATQAAGNPGSGDENTDQLLRTFVRDGRLVRLPAQWTRKKRVLQHIAEQTFEPGVEYPERTVNEKLRAWCEDGDTDHVTLRRYLVDLQHLRRSEGIYRRVA, from the coding sequence ATGGCTACTGACCGACTCATCCGGCTGTTCACCGACGAGAACCGGGTGCGGGTCTTCGCCGCGGTCGCGCTGGGGGCCGGTACCCCGGCGGAGATCGCCCGGGCGGCGGGAGTGCCCGCGAAGGAAACGGCCCTGGCCCTGCTGAAGCTGCGCGAGCAGGGGGCGGTGAGGGTGGTGAAGGCGACGGACGGCGACGAGGCCGGGGGCGATTCCCGGCTGGTCGTCGCCTACGACCTGTTCCGCCAGTCCGCGCGCGCGGACCGGGAGGAGGCGACGCAGGCCGCCGGGAACCCGGGGTCGGGGGACGAGAACACCGACCAGCTCCTGCGGACCTTCGTACGGGACGGCCGACTCGTACGCCTGCCGGCGCAGTGGACCCGTAAGAAGCGGGTACTGCAACACATCGCCGAGCAAACCTTCGAACCGGGCGTCGAGTACCCGGAACGGACGGTCAACGAGAAACTCCGGGCCTGGTGCGAGGACGGCGACACCGACCATGTGACGCTCCGGCGCTACCTGGTGGACTTGCAGCATCTGCGGCGGAGCGAGGGGATTTACCGGCGGGTGGCCTGA
- a CDS encoding phosphoadenosine phosphosulfate reductase: MRVISYGGGVQSTALLVLAAQREIDFPTFLFANVGDDSEHPATLTYVREIAIPYAERAGLDIHELKRRRRDGATETLMQRLNRPDTRSIPIPVRMANGAPGRRNCTADFKIKVVGRWLREHGATAKAPAAVGIGISLDEIHRANRRRREAHEVIEYPLLDLGLRRDDCERIITEAGLPVPPKSSCFFCPFRTVDAWRHQRRHEPELFARSVRLEETINRRRAALGRDDVYLTRYGVPLTQAIPDERPGEGDVDEDEGACDSGWCMT; encoded by the coding sequence CTGAGGGTCATCTCCTACGGAGGCGGAGTCCAGTCGACCGCGCTGCTGGTGCTGGCCGCCCAGCGCGAGATCGACTTCCCCACCTTCCTCTTCGCCAATGTCGGGGACGACAGCGAGCACCCGGCGACCCTCACGTACGTTCGCGAGATCGCCATCCCTTATGCCGAGCGTGCGGGCCTGGACATCCACGAGCTCAAGCGACGCCGCCGTGACGGGGCCACGGAAACTCTCATGCAGCGGCTGAACCGGCCAGATACCCGGTCGATCCCCATCCCGGTCCGTATGGCCAACGGCGCCCCTGGCCGCCGCAACTGCACCGCAGACTTCAAGATCAAGGTGGTCGGGCGGTGGCTTCGAGAGCATGGCGCCACCGCGAAGGCACCGGCGGCGGTCGGCATCGGCATTTCGCTCGACGAAATCCATCGCGCCAACCGTCGGCGGAGGGAAGCCCACGAGGTCATCGAGTACCCCCTCCTCGACCTCGGGCTGCGCCGAGACGACTGCGAGCGCATCATCACCGAGGCCGGCCTGCCAGTACCGCCCAAGAGCTCCTGCTTCTTCTGCCCCTTCCGAACCGTCGACGCCTGGCGTCACCAGCGCAGGCACGAGCCCGAGCTGTTCGCTCGGTCGGTCCGGCTCGAGGAGACGATCAACCGCCGACGGGCCGCGCTCGGCCGGGATGACGTTTATCTCACGAGGTACGGCGTCCCGCTCACACAGGCCATCCCCGATGAGCGCCCGGGGGAAGGCGACGTCGATGAGGATGAGGGAGCGTGCGACTCCGGCTGGTGCATGACCTGA
- a CDS encoding chaplin, with translation MSRIAKAAGVALGAGAMALGGAGLAMADAGAHGEAVGSPGVLSGNLVQVPIHVPVNVCGNTVNVIGLLNPAFGNTCANISDGHDDKGGYGYGD, from the coding sequence ATGTCTCGCATCGCGAAGGCTGCCGGAGTCGCCCTCGGCGCCGGTGCCATGGCGCTCGGCGGCGCCGGTCTGGCCATGGCGGACGCGGGCGCCCACGGCGAGGCCGTCGGCTCGCCGGGCGTCCTGTCGGGCAACCTCGTCCAGGTCCCGATCCACGTGCCGGTCAACGTGTGCGGCAACACCGTGAACGTGATCGGCCTGCTGAACCCGGCGTTCGGCAACACCTGCGCCAACATCAGCGACGGTCACGACGACAAGGGCGGCTACGGCTACGGCGACTGA